A region of Salinibacter sp. 10B DNA encodes the following proteins:
- the priA gene encoding primosomal protein N' encodes MPLTVNVVLPIPLDRAYTYHLPDPMTDAAQVGCRVLVPLRNRRLTGVIVEEGPPADTLDFQVKDVIDVLDDVPACTSELLDLTKWIADYYVCSWGEALKTALPAGTTVESQRKIRRTNADPGDWTGHDVGRLVLQDLHEHPTTTLSAVRKRLGPAVPLSLIRRMAADDVIEVETTLSDEAVSAKTETHLRFAPAFQHREAAADLIEQLRGHKQQAVIRALAGFREEGVAEPRQADVVERADASYSTIRSLVDKGMIEKVDKEVMRSPLDDLPDPEPPPDHDLMADQQDALNAITDAVDAHRYGTFLLHGITGSGKTEVYIRALMAVLKQGRSGIILVPEIALTPQTVQRFRSHFGDQIAVLHSQMSMGERYDAWRQLRTGRARIAIGPRSAVLAPLDDLGLIVVDEEHETSYKQFDPAPRYHARDVAVMRAHLNEAVCVLGSATPSLESTMNARWGKYERLPLPERVPDSSGRTATLPEVRVLDLTVQRKKHQLDGALADPLRNAIRQRVERNEQTILLQNRRGFAPVLECEDCGWAPHCDDCSVTLTLHRGGGRGQLRCHYCGHAAQVPRQCPQCGGHDISQIGVGTQRVENELESVVPEATVLRMDRDTTSQKHGHHQILRRFRNGADILLGTQMIAKGLDFSRVTLVGVVDADVGLLFPDFRAEERTFQLLTQVAGRAGRADLQGEVILQTRNPDHSAIRYATSHDYEGFAEEALAERRQLGYPPFGHVATVEFRGPQEDRVERLAVNWTTTLRTHAGPVEVMGPEPAFIQRVQKQHRYRTLLKSRSGGAQPLQTALRRSRKAEGTPPNGYHVAIDMDALGLL; translated from the coding sequence GTGCCATTGACCGTTAATGTCGTCCTGCCCATCCCACTCGACCGGGCCTACACGTACCACCTCCCCGATCCCATGACCGATGCGGCACAGGTGGGCTGCCGCGTACTCGTCCCTCTTCGCAACCGGCGCCTGACCGGCGTGATTGTGGAAGAGGGGCCGCCCGCCGACACGCTCGACTTCCAGGTTAAGGACGTTATTGACGTACTAGACGACGTGCCTGCCTGCACGTCGGAGTTGCTCGACCTTACAAAGTGGATTGCCGACTACTACGTTTGTAGCTGGGGCGAAGCGCTCAAAACCGCCCTTCCCGCCGGTACCACCGTCGAAAGCCAGCGCAAGATTCGTCGCACCAACGCTGATCCCGGCGACTGGACTGGGCACGACGTGGGACGTCTCGTCCTCCAAGATTTGCACGAGCACCCCACCACCACTCTCTCCGCTGTCCGCAAGCGGCTCGGTCCCGCCGTGCCGCTGAGTCTTATCCGCCGCATGGCCGCAGACGATGTGATCGAGGTCGAAACGACCCTCTCCGACGAAGCAGTCAGTGCCAAGACGGAGACCCACCTGCGATTCGCCCCGGCGTTTCAGCACCGCGAGGCCGCCGCCGATCTGATCGAGCAGCTACGCGGCCACAAACAGCAGGCCGTCATTCGTGCTCTCGCGGGCTTCCGAGAAGAAGGCGTGGCCGAACCGCGTCAGGCCGACGTGGTCGAGCGCGCCGATGCCTCCTACTCCACCATCCGCAGCCTCGTGGACAAGGGCATGATCGAAAAGGTCGATAAAGAGGTGATGCGCTCTCCCCTCGACGACCTCCCCGACCCGGAGCCGCCCCCCGACCACGATTTGATGGCGGACCAGCAGGACGCCCTCAACGCAATCACCGACGCCGTCGACGCTCATCGCTACGGGACGTTTTTGCTTCACGGCATCACCGGCAGCGGCAAAACGGAAGTCTACATCCGTGCCCTCATGGCCGTGCTGAAACAGGGTCGCAGCGGCATCATCCTCGTTCCCGAGATCGCCCTTACCCCGCAAACGGTGCAGCGCTTCCGTTCTCACTTTGGCGACCAGATCGCCGTCCTGCACTCGCAGATGAGTATGGGGGAGCGCTACGACGCATGGCGGCAGTTGCGCACCGGTCGGGCCCGGATCGCCATCGGCCCGCGCTCCGCCGTCCTGGCCCCACTCGACGACCTTGGCCTCATTGTCGTCGACGAAGAGCACGAAACCTCGTACAAGCAGTTCGACCCAGCGCCGCGCTACCACGCCCGGGATGTGGCCGTGATGCGGGCCCACCTCAACGAGGCAGTCTGCGTTCTGGGCTCGGCCACTCCCAGCCTAGAGAGCACGATGAACGCGCGCTGGGGCAAGTACGAGCGCCTGCCCTTGCCAGAGCGGGTGCCCGACTCGTCGGGCCGCACCGCCACGCTGCCGGAGGTGCGGGTGCTCGACCTCACCGTGCAGCGCAAGAAACATCAACTTGACGGGGCCCTCGCCGACCCGCTGCGCAACGCGATCCGACAACGAGTGGAACGGAATGAGCAAACCATTCTCCTCCAAAACCGCCGCGGCTTTGCTCCGGTGCTGGAGTGCGAAGACTGTGGATGGGCCCCGCACTGCGACGACTGCTCCGTAACCCTGACGCTGCACCGGGGCGGCGGACGCGGACAACTCCGCTGTCACTACTGTGGCCATGCCGCGCAGGTCCCCCGCCAGTGCCCACAGTGTGGCGGCCATGACATCAGCCAGATCGGCGTGGGCACGCAGCGGGTGGAGAACGAACTGGAATCGGTCGTGCCCGAAGCCACCGTCCTCCGCATGGATCGGGACACCACGAGCCAGAAGCATGGGCACCATCAGATCCTGCGACGATTTCGCAACGGTGCCGACATCCTGCTCGGCACGCAGATGATTGCGAAGGGACTCGACTTCAGCCGCGTGACGCTCGTGGGGGTGGTGGACGCGGACGTGGGCCTCCTCTTTCCCGACTTTCGGGCCGAGGAGCGCACGTTCCAGCTTCTTACCCAGGTGGCGGGGCGAGCGGGCCGAGCCGACCTTCAGGGCGAGGTGATCCTACAAACGCGCAATCCCGACCACTCTGCCATCCGGTACGCTACGTCACACGACTACGAGGGCTTTGCCGAAGAGGCCCTCGCCGAACGCCGTCAGTTAGGCTATCCCCCGTTCGGGCACGTAGCGACGGTCGAATTTCGAGGGCCACAGGAGGATCGCGTGGAGCGTCTGGCAGTGAACTGGACCACCACGCTTCGCACTCACGCCGGCCCGGTCGAGGTGATGGGACCGGAGCCCGCCTTTATCCAGCGCGTGCAGAAGCAACACCGCTACCGTACCCTGCTCAAGTCACGAAGCGGCGGGGCCCAGCCGCTCCAAACAGCTCTCCGCCGTTCCCGCAAAGCCGAGGGAACGCCCCCCAACGGCTACCACGTGGCCATCGACATGGATGCACTGGGACTACTCTAA
- the crcB gene encoding fluoride efflux transporter CrcB produces the protein MPPVVFVALGGACGALARYGAGRLVASLVEHPFPWGTWTVNLLGCLLIGMTVPLFGALSGAERARFFLVVGFLGSFTTFSTFSLDTMALWSSGHGLLGLANAVGSLACGLVLVAVGRACSAWLLGL, from the coding sequence ATGCCCCCCGTCGTATTCGTTGCCCTCGGCGGTGCCTGTGGCGCACTCGCCCGCTACGGCGCCGGCCGCCTCGTCGCCTCGCTGGTCGAGCATCCGTTTCCCTGGGGTACCTGGACGGTCAACCTGCTCGGATGCCTGCTTATCGGCATGACGGTGCCGCTCTTCGGAGCGCTGAGTGGAGCCGAGCGCGCACGGTTCTTTCTCGTCGTTGGCTTTCTCGGGTCATTCACGACCTTCTCCACGTTCAGCCTCGACACAATGGCCCTCTGGAGCAGCGGCCACGGCCTGCTGGGCCTCGCCAATGCTGTGGGAAGTCTCGCCTGTGGCCTCGTCCTAGTGGCCGTAGGACGTGCGTGTAGCGCCTGGCTCCTCGGTCTGTAG
- a CDS encoding TonB family protein, whose protein sequence is MVAPRWIVPTLIGLFLALAGCGGGGGNPAAPPSGWEGNQARMWKQGVDTSQVFQNMQSLSKMGILDEEFALSGGSITQEQFQKAVKRSLVELYRSNPTIVDSLFETYAVPELENVELGSDAVQGGKLKQKLLDKHKSAAFKAIDEHYEQPAIQEGITGLPYPDSLRTEENSGDVEIQLHVTASGQVDAVEVIDGTHPILDAIVMKAATQTKWNPAYVTEDGQQTAHPGWGRLSTTFPAPR, encoded by the coding sequence ATGGTTGCACCACGCTGGATTGTCCCCACACTCATCGGCCTTTTTCTTGCCCTTGCTGGATGTGGGGGCGGCGGTGGAAATCCTGCCGCGCCGCCCTCGGGCTGGGAGGGCAACCAGGCCCGCATGTGGAAGCAAGGCGTTGATACGTCTCAGGTCTTTCAAAACATGCAGAGCCTGTCGAAAATGGGCATTCTCGACGAAGAGTTTGCTTTGAGTGGGGGCTCGATTACCCAGGAACAGTTTCAAAAAGCCGTTAAGCGGAGCTTGGTGGAGCTCTATCGAAGCAATCCCACCATTGTTGACTCTCTCTTTGAGACGTATGCTGTGCCGGAGCTCGAAAATGTGGAGCTGGGCAGCGATGCCGTTCAGGGTGGCAAGCTTAAGCAGAAGCTGCTCGATAAGCACAAGTCCGCGGCTTTCAAGGCCATCGACGAGCATTACGAGCAGCCGGCCATTCAAGAGGGCATCACCGGCCTTCCGTACCCGGACAGTCTCCGCACTGAGGAGAACAGCGGGGATGTGGAAATTCAACTCCACGTGACGGCGAGCGGGCAGGTCGACGCCGTAGAGGTTATTGACGGCACGCACCCCATCCTCGACGCCATCGTCATGAAGGCGGCCACGCAGACGAAGTGGAACCCGGCCTACGTGACGGAAGACGGTCAGCAGACGGCGCATCCCGGGTGGGGCCGCCTGTCGACTACATTTCCCGCTCCGCGCTAG
- a CDS encoding L,D-transpeptidase family protein → MAPAFWIRTTGVFLLGLAMMGVGRPASAQRSVATAPEEARATSPFQNAALVGAEETDIASLAHVVGSGATLYNRSDSTAPVMQLPIRTPLRRLGCEQNWCRVRTDGGRTGYVPAPALSNVWIRISKAEGQLHVYRGPRLVETYKMDIGYNTYADKIRRGSPDRRDHWRTPEGPFYVVAKKPQSEFYKALVLNYPTTADAERGLKQGLISQSEYEAIVQAQERAQMPPMNTKLGGWIEIHGEGTGGETNWTQGCVAVENQVMNTLWTIVEVGTPVLIE, encoded by the coding sequence ATGGCCCCTGCTTTTTGGATTCGCACAACCGGCGTTTTTCTCCTTGGCCTAGCGATGATGGGAGTCGGGCGTCCCGCTTCTGCGCAGCGATCGGTGGCGACGGCTCCAGAGGAGGCGCGCGCGACGTCGCCATTTCAAAATGCTGCCCTGGTGGGGGCAGAAGAGACAGACATCGCCTCCCTTGCGCACGTCGTGGGAAGCGGGGCCACCCTGTACAACCGCTCCGATTCCACGGCGCCCGTCATGCAGTTGCCCATTCGCACGCCCCTTCGTCGTCTTGGGTGCGAACAGAACTGGTGCCGCGTGCGAACCGACGGCGGGCGCACCGGCTACGTGCCCGCTCCGGCATTGTCCAACGTCTGGATCCGAATTTCAAAGGCAGAAGGACAGCTGCACGTGTATCGCGGGCCGCGCCTCGTTGAGACCTACAAGATGGACATCGGGTACAACACGTACGCCGACAAGATTCGACGGGGGTCCCCCGACCGACGAGATCACTGGCGTACACCGGAGGGGCCGTTCTACGTCGTCGCCAAAAAACCACAGAGCGAATTTTACAAGGCGCTCGTTCTCAACTATCCTACTACCGCCGACGCCGAGCGGGGGCTGAAGCAGGGGCTCATCTCCCAAAGCGAGTATGAGGCCATTGTGCAGGCCCAAGAACGGGCACAGATGCCACCGATGAATACCAAACTCGGAGGCTGGATCGAAATTCACGGCGAAGGAACCGGGGGGGAGACCAACTGGACGCAGGGCTGCGTTGCTGTGGAGAATCAGGTCATGAATACGCTCTGGACCATTGTGGAGGTCGGCACGCCCGTACTGATTGAGTAG
- a CDS encoding HAD family hydrolase, whose product MIKLFVTDIDGCLAQPYTGYDLEGLAALQRHAAEAGRPTAEHPTPAVSICSGRPYPYVEAMTQALDLTVPVLFEGGGGRFDPVEAQTTWNPRFTDEIATEVEEVHHWFVTECIPGSKMSIDHAKRTQAGIISPDPDEIVEARAETERFVEARVPDLRVFSTDVSVDVVPPGITKRNGLEWLTEHLGVEMAEVAYIGDTDSDLGALSAVGTSFAPANADEEVLKAVDHVTDGTVLDGTLEAYQHCLDLNEG is encoded by the coding sequence ATGATCAAGCTTTTCGTCACCGACATTGACGGCTGCCTGGCCCAACCCTATACCGGATATGACTTGGAGGGACTGGCGGCGCTCCAGCGCCATGCGGCCGAGGCCGGGCGGCCTACGGCCGAGCACCCGACCCCTGCCGTGTCGATCTGCTCCGGACGGCCCTATCCCTACGTTGAGGCGATGACACAGGCGCTGGACCTGACGGTCCCGGTGCTGTTTGAGGGGGGCGGCGGGCGCTTCGATCCGGTCGAGGCCCAGACGACCTGGAATCCCCGGTTTACCGACGAGATCGCGACGGAGGTCGAAGAGGTGCACCACTGGTTCGTGACCGAGTGCATTCCCGGCAGCAAGATGTCGATCGATCATGCCAAGCGGACGCAGGCCGGCATCATCTCTCCCGACCCTGACGAGATCGTAGAGGCGCGCGCGGAGACGGAGCGATTCGTAGAGGCGCGCGTGCCGGACCTTCGCGTCTTCTCGACGGATGTGTCCGTCGACGTGGTGCCGCCGGGCATCACGAAGCGGAACGGCCTGGAGTGGCTGACCGAGCATCTGGGGGTTGAAATGGCGGAGGTGGCCTATATCGGCGACACCGATTCCGATCTTGGTGCCCTTTCTGCGGTCGGTACGTCCTTTGCCCCGGCCAACGCCGACGAGGAGGTGCTCAAAGCTGTGGATCACGTTACCGATGGCACGGTGCTCGACGGGACGTTGGAGGCGTACCAGCACTGCCTCGACCTGAACGAAGGATGA
- a CDS encoding enoyl-ACP reductase, which translates to MAGHDLLDGKTGVIFGALNEESIAWSIAQACDREGADFVLSNAPVARRFGDLDELADETGSSIIWADATDEEEIAALFEEVKDEYGQIDFIVHSIGMGVNVRKDVPYEDLNYNWYEQTLDVSAVSLHRIVKHALDTEAIADGGSILAMTYIGAQRIFSKYSEMGDAKALLESIVRSFGYRLGERDIRINAISQSPTKTTAGSGIEGFDAMYEFAERVSPLGNASADECADYAVTLLSDLTRMVTMQTLYHDGGFSSMGISDQIVEAMEDSFAEEVEEEE; encoded by the coding sequence ATGGCTGGACACGATCTGCTCGACGGAAAGACCGGCGTTATCTTCGGGGCCCTCAACGAGGAAAGCATTGCCTGGTCCATTGCGCAGGCCTGCGATCGGGAGGGTGCGGACTTTGTGCTCTCGAATGCCCCCGTCGCTCGCCGCTTCGGGGATCTCGACGAACTGGCCGACGAGACCGGGAGCTCCATCATCTGGGCCGACGCCACCGACGAGGAGGAGATCGCGGCGCTCTTCGAAGAAGTCAAGGACGAGTACGGACAGATCGACTTCATCGTCCACTCCATCGGCATGGGCGTGAATGTACGGAAGGACGTGCCGTACGAAGATCTCAACTACAACTGGTATGAGCAGACGCTCGACGTCTCGGCCGTGAGCCTGCATCGCATCGTCAAGCATGCGCTCGACACTGAGGCCATTGCCGACGGCGGGTCCATTCTGGCCATGACCTACATCGGCGCGCAGCGCATCTTTTCGAAGTACTCGGAGATGGGCGACGCCAAGGCGCTGCTGGAAAGCATCGTCCGCTCGTTCGGCTACCGGCTGGGCGAGCGCGACATTCGCATCAATGCGATTTCGCAGAGCCCGACGAAGACCACAGCCGGGTCCGGCATTGAGGGCTTCGACGCGATGTATGAGTTTGCCGAGCGTGTGTCGCCCCTCGGCAACGCCAGCGCCGACGAGTGTGCCGACTACGCCGTGACGCTCCTCAGCGACCTCACGCGCATGGTTACCATGCAGACGCTCTATCACGACGGGGGCTTCTCCAGCATGGGCATCTCTGACCAGATTGTGGAGGCAATGGAGGATTCCTTTGCGGAGGAAGTGGAAGAGGAAGAGTAA
- a CDS encoding inositol monophosphatase family protein translates to MNQPVHNSPYDAVLEVAVAAARRGAAVIREYVGQHHRVRAKTTNDFVTEADEAAQEAILETLNDATPEVPVLAEEGSGPDAYSESVDGRRWIVDPIDGTTNFMHQVPPYAVSIALQEDDALVSGVVLDVSHDELFTAVAGHGLQRNGAPAGVSDTSDFSDAFLATGFPYRRFEHTEQYLDVLGTILRDARSVRRHGAAAVDLAWLACGRFDGFFETGLSPWDVAAGIVLVREGGGRITDYRDDGSGLAPLFDQQVCATNGSVHRSLLAHLSSMKDVRL, encoded by the coding sequence ATGAACCAACCTGTACACAATTCGCCGTATGACGCTGTGCTCGAAGTGGCCGTGGCGGCGGCCCGGCGCGGGGCGGCGGTCATCCGAGAATATGTGGGGCAACACCACCGGGTGCGTGCGAAGACCACGAACGACTTCGTGACCGAAGCCGACGAAGCGGCGCAGGAGGCGATCCTGGAAACGCTCAATGACGCGACCCCAGAGGTCCCGGTGCTCGCGGAAGAGGGATCCGGGCCGGATGCATATTCCGAGTCCGTAGACGGGCGGCGCTGGATCGTGGACCCAATTGACGGCACGACAAACTTCATGCATCAGGTTCCCCCCTACGCCGTCAGTATCGCGCTGCAGGAGGACGATGCTCTGGTGAGTGGGGTTGTGCTCGACGTTTCGCACGACGAACTCTTTACTGCTGTGGCGGGACACGGCCTGCAGCGGAACGGAGCCCCTGCAGGCGTGTCAGACACATCTGACTTTTCGGATGCGTTTTTGGCGACGGGCTTTCCGTACCGCCGCTTTGAGCATACCGAGCAGTACCTGGACGTGCTGGGGACGATCCTGAGGGACGCACGAAGTGTGCGTCGGCACGGGGCGGCGGCCGTCGATCTGGCGTGGTTGGCCTGTGGACGGTTCGATGGCTTCTTTGAAACGGGACTGTCGCCCTGGGACGTGGCGGCGGGCATTGTGCTCGTACGGGAGGGCGGGGGGCGGATTACCGACTACCGCGACGACGGCAGCGGCCTCGCGCCCCTCTTCGATCAGCAAGTCTGTGCGACCAACGGCTCGGTGCATCGCTCTCTCCTCGCCCATCTGTCTTCCATGAAGGACGTGCGACTGTAG
- a CDS encoding biotin--[acetyl-CoA-carboxylase] ligase — protein sequence MPLPLVNDVQTMLDTDRFGQSMRGFKTVGSTNTEAADWARNGASEGSVIVTEYQSEGRGRHGRTWNAEKGQNLMFSVVLRPALDADRLGLITVAASVAVAEAIDAFVSPHRAALKWPNDVLLEGRKTCGMLLESSISSPQNAEVVILGVGLNVNQTHFGKDLAETATSLRLTTGRAVPRAPLFARLLDRLEVRYDAIQAGDDPSVRNAFHKRLTQHDDPVTFQVPDTGRTVSGVVRGITNTGALRLDTADGPKVVHAGDVTTRREA from the coding sequence ATGCCACTTCCGCTCGTCAATGACGTGCAGACGATGCTCGACACCGACCGCTTCGGGCAGTCGATGCGCGGGTTCAAAACGGTGGGCTCCACCAACACGGAGGCCGCCGATTGGGCCCGCAACGGCGCGTCGGAGGGAAGCGTGATTGTTACGGAGTACCAGTCGGAGGGGCGTGGCCGGCACGGTCGTACCTGGAACGCGGAGAAGGGACAGAACCTCATGTTTTCGGTCGTCCTCCGTCCGGCGCTGGACGCCGACCGGTTGGGGCTCATCACTGTGGCAGCCAGCGTGGCGGTAGCGGAGGCGATCGATGCCTTCGTATCGCCTCATCGGGCTGCCCTCAAATGGCCAAACGACGTATTGCTTGAGGGGCGAAAGACGTGCGGTATGCTTCTGGAATCATCTATTTCGTCGCCCCAAAACGCCGAGGTCGTGATTCTCGGGGTGGGCCTCAACGTAAACCAGACGCACTTCGGCAAGGACCTTGCCGAAACGGCAACGTCGCTCCGCCTCACGACGGGCCGCGCCGTACCACGTGCTCCTCTGTTTGCTCGCCTCTTGGATCGACTGGAAGTCCGGTACGACGCCATACAGGCCGGGGATGACCCGTCCGTGCGCAACGCCTTCCACAAGCGCCTCACCCAACACGATGACCCAGTGACCTTCCAAGTGCCGGACACAGGTCGTACGGTATCCGGCGTGGTCCGCGGCATCACCAACACGGGGGCGCTTCGCCTCGACACTGCCGACGGCCCAAAAGTCGTCCACGCAGGGGACGTAACGACACGACGGGAAGCATAA
- a CDS encoding type III pantothenate kinase, translating into MLLALDIGNSAVKGGLFNDTELVHVFTVSTNEEDLPASDADAWTRALRPHLRTASIQQIGLASVVPSTARVLTEALERLTQAPIARIRPNMPLPFTMTYETPDTLGADRLAAAAAGWVQYGRSASSPQSILVVDAGTAVTCEVIHRDGIYQGGVIGAGPALVRNALQRDTAQLPEVPLSLPEDLVGQSTQSALQSGIMWGLVDGVRGMISRLSTSLPDPPRIILTGGWSALLAPHLDRVDHTAPHLVLEGIRILGTGAVD; encoded by the coding sequence ATGCTTCTCGCGCTCGACATTGGAAACAGCGCCGTCAAGGGCGGCCTGTTCAACGACACTGAGCTCGTCCACGTCTTCACGGTATCGACGAATGAGGAGGACCTCCCTGCCTCTGACGCCGACGCCTGGACGCGCGCCCTGCGCCCCCACCTTCGCACGGCCTCCATTCAGCAGATTGGCCTTGCCTCGGTCGTCCCCTCCACCGCCCGTGTCCTGACAGAGGCCCTTGAACGCCTCACACAGGCCCCGATCGCACGGATCCGCCCCAACATGCCCCTTCCATTCACGATGACGTATGAAACGCCCGACACGCTGGGCGCCGATCGATTGGCGGCAGCTGCGGCAGGATGGGTACAGTACGGCCGGTCGGCCTCGTCCCCCCAGAGCATACTCGTCGTAGACGCGGGCACCGCGGTGACGTGTGAAGTCATCCATCGCGACGGCATCTACCAGGGCGGCGTGATTGGGGCCGGCCCCGCCCTCGTCCGCAACGCCCTGCAAAGGGACACGGCCCAGCTCCCGGAGGTGCCCCTCTCGCTGCCCGAAGACCTAGTGGGACAGTCCACCCAGTCCGCCCTGCAAAGTGGCATCATGTGGGGACTGGTCGACGGCGTACGCGGAATGATTTCTCGTCTTTCAACCTCCCTTCCGGACCCGCCCCGCATCATTCTGACGGGCGGATGGAGCGCACTTCTAGCTCCTCACCTCGACCGCGTCGACCACACCGCCCCTCATCTCGTCCTGGAGGGCATTCGCATTCTGGGAACCGGGGCCGTGGACTGA
- the udk gene encoding uridine kinase, with amino-acid sequence MDLPVVIGIAGGSGSGKTTVLEQIIEEFGADPIAVLDHDAYYQDLSHLPPEERGQFNFDHPDALETNLMREHLDRLIAGEAVEKPVYDFTTHTRREETETVEPRPVIIIEGILVLAEALLEERMDIRIFVDAADDIRLMRRIRRDLEERDRSIEGILEQYERTVRPMHLEFVEPSKREADVIIPRGGHNRVAIQMVMSRIQDLLSGVEQEA; translated from the coding sequence ATGGATTTGCCGGTTGTCATTGGCATTGCGGGCGGGTCGGGGTCTGGAAAAACCACGGTGCTGGAACAGATCATTGAGGAGTTTGGCGCCGATCCAATAGCCGTCCTCGACCACGACGCGTACTATCAGGACCTGTCCCATCTTCCCCCGGAGGAGCGGGGGCAATTCAATTTTGATCATCCCGACGCGCTGGAAACGAACCTGATGCGCGAGCACCTTGATCGCCTCATTGCGGGAGAGGCTGTTGAAAAGCCGGTGTACGATTTTACCACCCACACGCGCCGAGAGGAAACGGAGACCGTGGAGCCGCGGCCTGTTATCATCATCGAAGGCATTCTGGTGCTGGCTGAGGCGCTGCTGGAAGAGCGGATGGACATCCGGATTTTTGTAGACGCGGCGGACGACATTCGGCTCATGCGCCGCATTCGCCGGGACCTTGAGGAACGGGATCGTTCCATCGAGGGAATCCTAGAGCAGTACGAGCGCACCGTGCGCCCCATGCACCTCGAATTTGTGGAGCCCTCAAAGCGGGAGGCCGACGTGATTATCCCGCGTGGGGGGCACAACCGCGTGGCCATTCAGATGGTGATGTCCCGAATTCAGGATTTGCTCTCGGGGGTAGAGCAGGAAGCGTAG
- the yaaA gene encoding peroxide stress protein YaaA encodes MPNLTVLLSPADRKQPGGNPFAPDMFDYRTSGTFNYFDDLNPERRELIDTLQEVIDEEEEDALADLFGLEGYELEEAVRVNSEIYDAPLMSALDRYSPGVMYAAMDFANLPTGAQRRLLENGVILSGLFGLLRPDDLIPNYQLGMKASIPDLGPVADYWRPVVSPILNDSLEDRWVWDLLPEVHRNAWTDEHTYEARVEVTFEREEEGERVEITGEDLEVQRGQFVNFIVQETAEEMEDLREWAEEESDDLSFDEAASTYDEETKTWSIVMVQE; translated from the coding sequence ATGCCGAACCTCACTGTTCTTCTGTCTCCGGCCGATCGCAAGCAACCCGGAGGCAATCCCTTCGCCCCAGACATGTTCGATTACCGAACGTCCGGGACGTTTAACTATTTTGATGACCTCAATCCGGAGCGTCGAGAGCTCATCGATACGTTGCAAGAGGTGATTGACGAAGAAGAAGAGGACGCCCTTGCGGACCTGTTTGGGCTTGAGGGCTACGAGCTCGAAGAGGCCGTTCGGGTCAACTCCGAGATTTATGACGCTCCGCTCATGTCGGCTCTCGACCGGTATAGTCCCGGCGTCATGTACGCCGCCATGGATTTTGCGAATCTCCCGACGGGAGCGCAGCGCCGCCTTTTGGAAAACGGGGTCATTTTGTCGGGCCTCTTCGGGCTGCTCCGGCCCGACGATCTCATTCCGAACTACCAGCTCGGAATGAAAGCGTCGATTCCGGACCTTGGACCGGTCGCTGATTATTGGCGGCCGGTGGTGAGTCCCATCCTCAACGATAGCCTCGAAGACCGTTGGGTGTGGGACCTGTTGCCTGAGGTGCACCGCAATGCGTGGACCGATGAGCACACCTACGAGGCGCGGGTGGAGGTGACCTTCGAGCGTGAGGAAGAAGGGGAACGCGTGGAGATTACCGGCGAGGACTTGGAGGTGCAACGCGGGCAATTCGTAAACTTCATCGTGCAGGAGACCGCCGAGGAGATGGAGGATCTGCGCGAGTGGGCGGAGGAGGAGTCGGACGACCTTTCGTTCGATGAGGCGGCCTCTACCTACGACGAGGAGACGAAGACGTGGTCGATCGTAATGGTGCAGGAATAG
- a CDS encoding YtxH domain-containing protein — MENTSRKRTVHVGLWSALAGGALGFTLGMMFAPQRGPDTRRRLAYQLEHLAAQTEDLLRRFLESAPKGGADQSGEELVADAQARADHIRDDIDALLEELRKQSAASAKNGDTD; from the coding sequence ATGGAGAATACGTCACGAAAACGCACCGTACACGTCGGGCTATGGAGTGCCCTGGCCGGGGGCGCCCTCGGGTTTACGCTCGGAATGATGTTCGCGCCCCAGCGCGGCCCCGATACGCGTCGCCGGCTCGCCTACCAGCTTGAGCACTTGGCCGCCCAGACAGAAGACCTCCTCCGTCGCTTTCTGGAATCAGCCCCGAAAGGGGGAGCCGACCAGTCGGGAGAGGAACTTGTGGCTGATGCACAGGCCCGGGCCGACCACATTCGCGACGACATTGACGCCCTGCTAGAAGAGCTTCGAAAGCAGAGCGCTGCGTCGGCAAAAAATGGTGATACCGACTAA